A genomic stretch from Aquila chrysaetos chrysaetos chromosome 1, bAquChr1.4, whole genome shotgun sequence includes:
- the OCIAD2 gene encoding OCIA domain-containing protein 2 yields the protein MFYCPISHIHSAGEIAKIREECKKESFWYRALPLSLGSMLVTQGLASKGIFSASPRFGALPKMAIAEVLSFAIGKMSYIGEC from the exons ATGTTCTATTGTCCCATCTCTCACATTCACAGTGCTGGAGAAATTGCAAAGATCCGTGAAGaatgcaaaaaggaaagtttCTGGTACAGAG ctctTCCTTTGTCTCTTGGGAGCATGCTTGTAACCCAGGGGCTAGCCTCAAAAG GCATTTTCTCAGCAAGCCCAAGATTTGGTGCATTACCTAAGATGGCAA TTGCTGAAGTCTTAAGTTTTGCCATTGGAAAGATGTCATACATAGGAGAATGCTAA